A portion of the Lolium rigidum isolate FL_2022 chromosome 1, APGP_CSIRO_Lrig_0.1, whole genome shotgun sequence genome contains these proteins:
- the LOC124674246 gene encoding protein PHOSPHATE-INDUCED 1 homolog isoform X1: MAKESLLILLLMVVATNMAAASVTTRKLMFLVQPQPNQLTYHNGSVLHGDIPVSVLWYGRFTAAQKAIVSDFLVSLSAAPRAAPAPSVSQWWSSIHQLYLSKAAATVGKSGGQSTGVAKIARVVLSGQVSDEACSLGKSLKLSQLPALAARARPAKGGIALVLTAQDVAVEGFCMSRCGRHGPVDAKADTAYVWAGNSATQCPGQCAWPFHQPAYGPQSTPLAPPNGDVGMDGLVINVASMVAGAVTNPFGDGFYQGDRAAPLEAATACPGVYGKGAYPGYAGQLLVDTATGASYNANGAHGRKYLLPALFDPATSACSTLV; this comes from the coding sequence ATGGCCAAGGAAAGCCTTCTCATCCTGCTACTAATGGTGGTTGCCACAAACATGGCAGCCGCGTCAGTTACCACCAGGAAGCTCATGTTCCTGGTCCAGCCCCAGCCCAACCAACTCACGTACCACAACGGCTCCGTGCTGCATGGGGACATCCCCGTCTCCGTCCTCTGGTACGGCCGCTTCACGGCGGCGCAGAAGGCCATCGTCTCCGACTTCCTGGTCTCCCTCTCCGCCGCGCCGAGGGCGGCCCCGGCGCCGTCTGTCTCCCAGTGGTGGAGCAGCATCCACCAGCTGTATCTGTCCAAGGCGGCGGCCACCGTTGGCAAGAGTGGAGGACAGAGCACAGGCGTTGCCAAGATCGCGCGGGTGGTCCTGTCCGGCCAGGTCTCCGACGAGGCGTGCTCGTTGGGAAAGAGCCTGAAGCTGTCCCAGCTCCCGGCGCTGGCGGCCAGGGCAAGGCCTGCGAAGGGCGGCATCGCGCTGGTGCTGACGGCGCAGGACGTGGCCGTGGAGGGCTTCTGCATGAGCCGGTGCGGGCGGCACGGGCCCGTGGACGCGAAGGCCGACACAGCGTACGTCTGGGCAGGAAACTCGGCGACGCAGTGCCCCGGGCAGTGCGCGTGGCCGTTCCACCAACCGGCGTACGGGCCCCAGTCGACGCCGCTGGCGCCGCCGAACGGCGACGTGGGCATGGACGGGCTGGTGATCAACGTGGCCAGCATGGTCGCCGGCGCGGTGACCAACCCGTTCGGCGACGGGTTCTACCAGGGCGACCGCGCCGCGCCGCTGGAGGCCGCGACGGCGTGCCCGGGGGTGTACGGCAAGGGCGCGTACCCAGGATACGCCGGTCAGTTGCTGGTTGACACGGCCACCGGGGCTAGCTACAACGCCAACGGCGCGCACGGCCGGAAGTACCTGCTCCCGGCGCTGTTCGATCCAGCCACGTCCGCCTGCTCCACGCTGGTGTAG
- the LOC124674246 gene encoding protein PHOSPHATE-INDUCED 1 homolog isoform X2 has translation MAKESLLILLLMVVATNMAAASVTTRKLMFLVQPQPNQLTYHNGSVLHGDIPVSVLWYGRFTAAQKAIVSDFLVSLSAAPRAAPAPSVSQWWSSIHQLYLTGVAKIARVVLSGQVSDEACSLGKSLKLSQLPALAARARPAKGGIALVLTAQDVAVEGFCMSRCGRHGPVDAKADTAYVWAGNSATQCPGQCAWPFHQPAYGPQSTPLAPPNGDVGMDGLVINVASMVAGAVTNPFGDGFYQGDRAAPLEAATACPGVYGKGAYPGYAGQLLVDTATGASYNANGAHGRKYLLPALFDPATSACSTLV, from the exons ATGGCCAAGGAAAGCCTTCTCATCCTGCTACTAATGGTGGTTGCCACAAACATGGCAGCCGCGTCAGTTACCACCAGGAAGCTCATGTTCCTGGTCCAGCCCCAGCCCAACCAACTCACGTACCACAACGGCTCCGTGCTGCATGGGGACATCCCCGTCTCCGTCCTCTGGTACGGCCGCTTCACGGCGGCGCAGAAGGCCATCGTCTCCGACTTCCTGGTCTCCCTCTCCGCCGCGCCGAGGGCGGCCCCGGCGCCGTCTGTCTCCCAGTGGTGGAGCAGCATCCACCAGCTGTATCT CACAGGCGTTGCCAAGATCGCGCGGGTGGTCCTGTCCGGCCAGGTCTCCGACGAGGCGTGCTCGTTGGGAAAGAGCCTGAAGCTGTCCCAGCTCCCGGCGCTGGCGGCCAGGGCAAGGCCTGCGAAGGGCGGCATCGCGCTGGTGCTGACGGCGCAGGACGTGGCCGTGGAGGGCTTCTGCATGAGCCGGTGCGGGCGGCACGGGCCCGTGGACGCGAAGGCCGACACAGCGTACGTCTGGGCAGGAAACTCGGCGACGCAGTGCCCCGGGCAGTGCGCGTGGCCGTTCCACCAACCGGCGTACGGGCCCCAGTCGACGCCGCTGGCGCCGCCGAACGGCGACGTGGGCATGGACGGGCTGGTGATCAACGTGGCCAGCATGGTCGCCGGCGCGGTGACCAACCCGTTCGGCGACGGGTTCTACCAGGGCGACCGCGCCGCGCCGCTGGAGGCCGCGACGGCGTGCCCGGGGGTGTACGGCAAGGGCGCGTACCCAGGATACGCCGGTCAGTTGCTGGTTGACACGGCCACCGGGGCTAGCTACAACGCCAACGGCGCGCACGGCCGGAAGTACCTGCTCCCGGCGCTGTTCGATCCAGCCACGTCCGCCTGCTCCACGCTGGTGTAG